From the Cydia pomonella isolate Wapato2018A chromosome 23, ilCydPomo1, whole genome shotgun sequence genome, one window contains:
- the LOC133530680 gene encoding growth/differentiation factor 8-like, which yields MVENEVDAAVLNIHVQELQTHNSTIDTTEDHFTINIQPSRVTKNHNNNKAAVPYGPENSVKMSRKELKMGKWLKLDVTSMVAEFFRLPREQGLEIVVRVQDSKNKMSLVVPHPSAESNNALMPYIEVSLKDNSHKRIRRNIGMDCNENSKEARCCRYPLVVNFEEFGWDWIIAPKQYDANYCSGECPYSFLQKYPHTHLVHLAAPQGSGGPCCAPRRMSSISMLYFDHDLNIIYGTIPGMVVESCGCS from the exons ATGGTCGAAAACGAGGTGGACGCGGCAGTCCTCAACATCCACGTCCAAGAGTTGCAGACACACAACTCCACCATAGACACGACGGAGGACCATTTCACCATAAACATCCAACCTAGCAGAGTAACTAAAAATCACAATAATAACAAAGCAGCCGTACCATACGGCCCAGAAAATTCAGTGAAGATGTCCAGAAAAGAACTGAAGATGGGGAAATGGTTGAAGTTAGATGTGACGAGTATGGTGGCGGAGTTTTTTAGGTTGCCACGGGAACAGGGGTTAGAGATAGTAGTGAGAGTACAAGACTCGAAGAATAAGATGAGCTTGGTTGTACCGCATCCGAGCGCTGAATCAAATAATGCTTTG ATGCCATATATAGAAGTAAGTCTTAAGGACAATTCACATAAGAGGATAAGGCGAAATATCGGCATGGATTGCAACGAAAACTCCAAAGAGGCGAGATGCTGCCGTTACCCCCTAGTAGTTAACTTTGAAGAGTTCGGTTGGGACTGGATCATTGCTCCCAAACAGTACGACGCGAACTACTGCAGTGGAGAGTGTCCTTACAGTTTCCTTCAGAAGTACCCTCACACACATTTAGTGCATTTAGCAGCGCCGCAAGGAAGTGGAGGTCCTTGCTGTGCTCCGAGACGGATGTCGAGTATCTCCATGCTGTACTTCGATCATGATTTGAACATCATCTACGGCACGATCCCGGGCATGGTGGTGGAGAGCTGTGGCTGTTCATAG